In Luteitalea sp. TBR-22, one genomic interval encodes:
- a CDS encoding PEP-CTERM sorting domain-containing protein, translating into MKKLLFAFTAVAAFSVAPAHAGTLCVPGPNTSGLSVSDVTLNSISASNCYGVVAGNNSNQNLNTVDGGVLKFGEPENWGAEIKDDPPGAPGGTGSFYGLNWTVTSSGPTNSGTWSLTFSDTNPSKLPFAADFLVVLKGANEFAAYFFNNFAFTSTSNSGTFDINYLNSNNNRTSPDLSHLSVYFRNPTVSNGGTNGGNGGDPGNGGTNGGNGGGVPEPATLALVGLGLLGAGVSRRRKQ; encoded by the coding sequence ATGAAGAAGCTCCTGTTTGCTTTCACCGCGGTCGCTGCGTTCAGCGTCGCACCTGCCCACGCGGGCACCCTGTGCGTTCCGGGTCCGAACACCTCCGGTCTCTCAGTTTCCGACGTCACGCTCAACAGCATCAGCGCCAGCAACTGCTATGGCGTGGTGGCGGGCAACAACAGCAACCAGAACCTCAACACCGTCGACGGCGGCGTGCTGAAGTTCGGTGAGCCCGAGAACTGGGGCGCTGAAATCAAGGACGATCCTCCAGGAGCGCCGGGCGGCACGGGCTCGTTCTACGGCCTGAACTGGACGGTCACCTCGAGCGGGCCGACCAACTCGGGCACGTGGTCGCTCACGTTCTCGGACACCAACCCGTCGAAGCTGCCGTTCGCGGCCGACTTCCTCGTGGTGCTCAAGGGCGCCAACGAGTTCGCGGCGTACTTCTTCAACAACTTCGCGTTCACCTCGACGTCCAACAGCGGCACGTTCGACATCAACTACCTGAACTCGAACAACAACCGCACCTCGCCCGACCTGTCGCACCTGTCGGTGTACTTCCGCAACCCGACGGTGAGCAATGGCGGCACCAACGGCGGCAACGGTGGTGACCCGGGCAATGGCGGCACCAACGGCGGCAACGGCGGCGGCGTGCCCGAGCCGGCCACCCTGGCGCTCGTCGGCCTCGGCCTGCTCGGCGCCGGCGTGAGCCGTCGACGCAAGCAGTAG
- a CDS encoding TrkH family potassium uptake protein, translated as MPVPAVGPPRRRALTPPQLLVLSFAGLVIAGTCLLSLPWASATGARLPLVSALFTATSAVCVTGLIVLDTPVDMSTFGHVVVLLLIQAGGLGYMTFSTLVGVALGRRITLQERQTLSEGLNAFSSGEVVRFALSVFRVTLVLEGLGAVILGAWWSASHGLARGAWLGLFHAVSAFNNAGFSLFSDNLVGATTQPLVLLTVSLLVIAGGLGFFTILELGAIRRRNLRLSVHSQLVVAMTAILLVGGTIAIYAAERDNPLTLGALPAGQAWMAAWFQSAVTRTAGFNSIAIGACQPSALFVMIILMFVGGAPGSTAGGVKVSTVGVLLSALWATARGERDALVFRRRIPPDQIMRAFLVCLMAFLAVNALTAVLLAREGRQLLPTLFEVVSAFGTVGMSTGEGASPLSLSGHFSRSGQLLIAAMMFAGRLGPLTLLMAVAQRSERSRVRHPEGKVLIG; from the coding sequence GTGCCTGTTCCTGCTGTCGGGCCACCGCGGCGGCGGGCGCTCACGCCGCCGCAACTGCTGGTCCTCAGCTTTGCCGGTCTCGTGATCGCCGGCACCTGCCTGCTCTCGTTGCCATGGGCGTCGGCCACCGGCGCGCGGTTGCCGCTGGTGTCGGCGCTGTTCACGGCCACCTCGGCGGTGTGCGTGACGGGCCTCATCGTGCTCGACACCCCGGTGGACATGTCGACATTCGGTCACGTGGTCGTGCTGCTGCTGATCCAGGCCGGCGGGCTGGGGTACATGACCTTCTCGACGCTGGTCGGCGTGGCGCTCGGCCGGCGCATCACGCTGCAGGAGCGACAGACCCTCAGCGAGGGCCTGAACGCGTTCTCGTCCGGTGAGGTGGTGCGGTTCGCCCTGTCGGTGTTCCGTGTCACCCTGGTGCTCGAGGGACTCGGCGCCGTGATTCTCGGCGCCTGGTGGTCGGCCTCGCACGGGCTGGCGCGCGGCGCGTGGCTGGGGCTGTTCCACGCCGTGTCGGCGTTCAACAACGCCGGCTTCTCGTTGTTCTCCGACAACCTCGTGGGCGCCACCACCCAACCGCTGGTGTTGCTGACCGTGTCGTTGCTGGTGATCGCCGGCGGCCTCGGCTTCTTCACGATCCTCGAGTTGGGAGCGATCAGGCGGCGCAACCTGCGCCTGTCGGTGCACTCGCAACTGGTCGTGGCGATGACCGCGATCCTGCTGGTCGGTGGGACGATTGCGATCTACGCCGCCGAACGCGACAACCCGCTCACCCTGGGCGCGCTGCCGGCCGGGCAGGCCTGGATGGCCGCCTGGTTCCAGTCGGCGGTCACGCGGACGGCGGGCTTCAACTCGATCGCGATCGGGGCGTGCCAGCCGAGCGCGCTGTTCGTGATGATCATCCTGATGTTCGTCGGCGGCGCGCCGGGCAGCACCGCGGGGGGCGTCAAGGTGAGCACGGTCGGCGTGTTGCTGTCGGCGCTCTGGGCGACGGCGCGCGGCGAGCGCGATGCGCTCGTGTTCCGGCGCCGGATCCCGCCCGACCAGATCATGCGCGCGTTCCTCGTCTGCCTGATGGCCTTCCTGGCGGTCAACGCCCTCACCGCGGTGCTGCTCGCCCGTGAAGGGCGCCAGTTGCTCCCGACGCTGTTCGAGGTCGTGTCGGCCTTCGGCACCGTCGGCATGTCGACCGGCGAGGGGGCCAGCCCCTTGAGCCTGAGCGGCCACTTCTCGCGGTCCGGACAACTGCTGATCGCGGCGATGATGTTTGCCGGGCGACTCGGGCCGCTGACACTCCTGATGGCCGTCGCGCAGCGCAGCGAGCGGTCACGCGTCCGCCACCCGGAGGGCAAGGTGCTCATTGGGTGA
- a CDS encoding TrkA family potassium uptake protein, with protein sequence MSKRLYAVIGLGRFGSAVASTLIALGQEVIGVDDDEDRVREMGELTTNALQIDATDIRALRQAGVGEADVAIISIGENIEASLLIVMQVKDLGVQTIIAKAASPLHGRILEKLGVSRVIFPEREMAERTARSLVIPNALDYISLSREFSLVEVGVPASFIGHTLRSIDLRARHGLTLVAIKRQVGGKEETVVSPQADEVLREGDVLALLGSNEKLALIEAIR encoded by the coding sequence ATGTCCAAACGTCTCTACGCCGTGATTGGCCTCGGTCGCTTCGGTTCGGCCGTGGCGTCGACGCTCATCGCACTCGGGCAGGAGGTCATCGGTGTCGACGACGACGAGGACCGCGTCCGCGAGATGGGCGAACTCACCACCAACGCGCTGCAGATCGACGCCACCGACATCCGGGCACTGCGCCAGGCGGGGGTCGGCGAGGCCGACGTCGCGATCATCTCGATCGGGGAGAACATCGAGGCCAGCCTGCTCATCGTGATGCAGGTGAAGGACCTCGGCGTGCAGACGATCATCGCCAAGGCCGCCTCGCCGCTGCATGGCAGGATCCTCGAGAAGCTCGGCGTGTCGCGGGTGATCTTCCCGGAACGCGAGATGGCCGAGCGCACCGCGCGCAGCCTCGTCATCCCCAATGCGCTCGACTACATCTCCTTGTCCAGGGAGTTCTCCCTCGTGGAGGTCGGCGTGCCGGCGTCGTTCATCGGGCACACGCTGCGCAGCATCGACCTGCGGGCGCGGCACGGCCTGACGCTGGTGGCGATCAAGCGACAGGTGGGCGGCAAGGAGGAGACCGTGGTCTCCCCCCAGGCCGACGAGGTGTTGCGCGAGGGCGACGTGCTCGCCCTGCTGGGCAGCAACGAGAAACTCGCGCTGATCGAGGCGATCCGGTAG
- a CDS encoding PEP-CTERM sorting domain-containing protein, translated as MQTHPPGIGVVTIMRSRSVVVLTFIALVSLPVATYGQPVSSAPATCVADCEPPAVPEPATLVLLGLGLFGAGIATRRRRS; from the coding sequence ATGCAGACACATCCTCCGGGGATCGGGGTGGTCACGATCATGCGCTCGCGTTCCGTTGTCGTCCTCACCTTCATTGCGCTCGTCTCCCTGCCGGTCGCGACGTACGGCCAGCCGGTCTCGTCCGCTCCCGCCACGTGCGTGGCCGACTGCGAGCCGCCCGCCGTGCCGGAACCGGCGACACTCGTCCTGCTCGGTCTCGGTCTGTTCGGGGCGGGCATCGCGACTCGGCGCCGCCGGTCCTGA
- a CDS encoding (2Fe-2S)-binding protein, whose translation MSEHTRSRPAGEEISSSATAEASASGPNFSRRTFLKSVGVTPVVAAAIAPEAAEAQGAAIVGPDAAPLTLTINGQKKTVTVEPRTTLLDAMRQQLDLTGAKRVCDRGSCGACTVMIDKRTAYACSVLAVDVEGADIRTIEGLTQGTVLHPVQQAIFEKDGTMCGFCTPGFVMSTVALLEKTPNPTAAQAKKALDGNICRCGTYVRLLEAALSVKGGARG comes from the coding sequence GTGTCCGAACACACGCGTTCACGCCCGGCCGGCGAGGAAATTTCCTCCTCCGCCACTGCGGAGGCGTCGGCGTCCGGTCCCAATTTCTCCCGCCGCACGTTCCTGAAGTCGGTGGGGGTCACGCCCGTGGTTGCCGCGGCGATTGCCCCGGAGGCGGCCGAAGCCCAGGGCGCGGCGATCGTCGGCCCCGACGCGGCGCCGCTGACGCTCACCATCAACGGCCAGAAGAAGACGGTCACCGTCGAACCGCGCACCACGCTGCTCGACGCCATGCGCCAGCAGCTCGATCTCACGGGCGCCAAGCGGGTGTGCGATCGCGGCTCGTGTGGCGCCTGCACGGTGATGATCGACAAGCGCACCGCCTATGCGTGCTCGGTGCTCGCCGTCGACGTCGAGGGCGCCGACATCCGCACCATCGAGGGGCTCACGCAGGGCACCGTGCTCCACCCGGTGCAGCAGGCGATCTTCGAGAAGGACGGCACCATGTGCGGCTTCTGCACGCCGGGCTTCGTGATGTCCACCGTCGCCCTGCTCGAGAAGACCCCGAACCCGACCGCCGCACAGGCGAAGAAGGCGCTCGACGGCAACATCTGCCGGTGCGGCACCTACGTCCGCCTGCTCGAGGCCGCGCTGTCGGTGAAGGGAGGCGCCCGTGGCTGA
- a CDS encoding PEP-CTERM sorting domain-containing protein, with the protein MKLFAGLSVAVVMLAAATVTQAAPITTKCPDTTASSSVRVFTVTLEGNTATCLLFGEGNLTGNPSNGDDFLSSNTDYFLVDKSDNTEGSVDGALGGGPFTGALTGSFTIDPAAWVGNDSLAFAIKSGGTQQTNDWAVFGLPWGTLSGQWAILGPRNNISHALLYGREGNVTNGGGNGGTNGGGNGGDPGNGGTNGGNGGGNGGNVPEPASMSLLGLGLAGAAVLRRRK; encoded by the coding sequence ATGAAGCTGTTCGCTGGTCTTTCCGTCGCCGTCGTGATGCTCGCCGCCGCCACCGTTACGCAGGCCGCCCCGATTACCACGAAGTGCCCGGACACGACGGCCTCGAGCTCGGTGCGCGTGTTCACGGTCACGCTCGAGGGCAACACCGCCACGTGCCTGCTGTTCGGCGAGGGCAACCTCACGGGCAACCCCTCGAACGGCGACGACTTCCTCTCGAGCAACACGGACTACTTCCTGGTCGACAAGAGCGACAACACCGAGGGGTCGGTGGATGGGGCGCTCGGCGGCGGCCCGTTCACGGGCGCACTGACGGGTTCCTTCACGATCGACCCGGCCGCCTGGGTGGGCAACGACAGCCTCGCGTTCGCCATCAAGAGCGGCGGCACGCAGCAGACCAACGACTGGGCCGTGTTCGGTCTGCCCTGGGGGACGCTGAGCGGCCAGTGGGCCATCCTCGGGCCGAGGAACAACATCTCGCACGCGCTGCTCTACGGCCGTGAGGGCAACGTCACCAACGGCGGCGGCAATGGCGGGACCAACGGCGGTGGCAACGGTGGGGATCCGGGCAACGGCGGCACCAACGGTGGCAATGGCGGCGGCAACGGTGGCAACGTCCCCGAGCCGGCCTCGATGAGCCTGCTCGGCCTCGGCCTGGCTGGCGCCGCAGTGCTCCGCCGCCGCAAGTAG